The Trichoderma breve strain T069 chromosome 2, whole genome shotgun sequence DNA segment TAGCTGAACTCCAACATCCCTAAATTCGAAGACTGTATTTCTACCTATCGCAAGATCTAGATTGTCCATGTCTAAAGCGTCAGAGTCGAGGAGCTCCAGCCGCGACAAAGCATATCGCAGCAGCCGTTTAGGCATGCTGGAGCTCCGAAAGGACTGGAATAGTCCAGCCATGATGGTTCGTCCCAAGGTGCTGGATTATCGGGATGGTTCTTAggtggagagaggagaggcaggCAAGGTAGCTAGGCACTGGCGACGAAAGAgcaaataaaaaagttaaatcGAATCGTCACCGGCTCCAGAACAGCCAGCCAAACGCTGTGGTAGGCGCGATATCAACAGACCCCCGGCCAAATGCGGGGACGAGGTTCATGATTATACGGCGAAACGACGAGGCATCAAAGGCGCGAGAGCAGGTTGTCGAGAGCAAGGCAAAGCAGGGCGCAAGGAAGGGTTTGGCTTTGCGGCTTTTGCCTGCTGGatggagcagaagaagcgagatgaagaatggatggatggttTCCAAACTTGCTGCAAGAGAGAGTTTGTCCGGGGCTTAGTGGACAAGACTGGTCAAGGCGGAAGGAAAGTCAAGCGGTCGAGGGGCTGGAGGGAACTCATGAGCTGCCCAGGCAGTTAAGGCGATACCTGGTGAGTACGCAGCTATACCTATGGCGGCAGCGCTATGCCTGAATCAAGGACCCTGGAGGGCCCCATTCACCCGCTAGCTCGTGACGTTCGCGGGAGTCATGGCAGGCAGAGACAGGGCGCTGCAGCGTCAGTTGACCGCTGGGGCCGCTATCGATTAGCCGTTGGCGACGTCAGTCGGGGAGTACCAGAGTGTCACTGCCCTACACCGAATACCACCGGGCTTGTACCTGGCGCAGGTTCGTGCTGGCCAGCTCCGCTTTGCTCCGTGCTAACTTTGGCCCGACGGGAGGTACCTCCCAGATACGTCAGTCAGTGGCATGCACGGAGGTACCCTGcgtcaggtcaggtcaggtcaggtcgAGCCATGGAGAATCCTCCACTGAAAATAGGCCACCGGCTACGGCCTGATATCGGCAGTGCAACATCCATTGCACAGCGTCCAATAAAAACACCACCGCTTCCCTATCGCGATATCACGTCAATCCCAGACAGCGCACGCATCTGCGCCCCTGGAGCCGGTTGGCCAGCCAATGTCCGTATTGCTGGCATATGCATCTAGCAGTGGATCGGCGGGTCACGGCAGCACCAGAGATAGGTTGATAGGGCCAGAGGCCAACCACAGATGCATCCGCGCATGCAGAGTCGTTAGGCATCTGAGCATCCCAAGTTTTTGCTCCAGATGCTGCCTGCGCTCCATCTTGGCGATGGGCCAATGGGAGGAATGAATCTGACGGAGATGTAGATAAGTGTACAGTAGagtatatttatatatagtaatacTATCACAGATGACTGCGATAGGCAAAGTACAATGAATGGATACATCCTTATTTACACCAATGCATCAAATCAATCTTATGGAGCCACTTCCACGCTGTGCTCATGCTCGTATGCCTCCGCTATCCTCTTGCCGACAGACTCTCCGCTCCAATACGCCCCAGTGGCCGTCCCCAGTGCGACAAACGGCGCCGTGTGCTCGCCTGCTAACCACAGCCCTTGCTCCGGCAAACCCTGTCTCATCGtcttgatgtcctcatcGCCGTTTGCCAGGCCGACCTGGAAATTGCAGTAGCTGCCGTGTCCCGCCAGCTCGTCGCGCACCCAATTGGTGGAGAGACAGCAGACCGGCTGGCAGTCTGGCGACTCTTCAGAGTACTGCGGCAGCCGGGAATAATATGGCTTGAAGAAGTCCAGGAGGAAGGCGTCTTTCTTATCCGTGCCGTCCAGCTCGGCCACCTTGGCAGTCAGGTAATCGGACTGCTCACCGTAAATGTAGAAGAGGAGCGTGGGGTGAGCAGCTTCAGGCGCAATGCTGGCCAGCTCAACCACCTCCTGATTCCACCCTCGAGGGTTCTCAGCATGATAGCTGGGAGCGATCCATTGGGCAAAGCCCTGGACTCTGCGACCATCGCCTTCGGCCGGCAGCCAGAATGCCTTGGGAAAGCTAATGTAGACCTGCAGGTTTGAGGTTAGCGATTCCGAGAAGCAGTCCTCATTCGTCGAtccaggcacaggcacaggacAGGCACGGCCAACTAACCTTCTCAAGGCTTCCGTAGCCGATGGAGCCAATGGCCTTTGTGAGCATTGACGGCAGGGGAGGGTCGAATGCGGTGAGATTTCGTTTCAGCCACCCCAGGGGGCATGTGACGACGACCTCGTCAAACGCCAAGGTTTGGCCGCCCTTGAGCTGGACTCGGACTTGATCATCTTGCTCTGTCCTGTAGGAGATCTTGTCGGCGATTGATTCGAATTGGATTGTGGCATGTGAAAGCGCTGGCCGTGCGACCTCTTGCAGGATCTTTTCGTATGTGCCGGCGCAAAACAGGTTCTCTGAGAGTCATGCCACGCGATAACATCAGTTTCCTTTCCCACTTGGATGCTCTCTGAAACAACACGAAACTCAGGCCAACTTACCGCCCTCGATGCACTCTTCCAGCCAGAAAAACTTCAAGCTCTGTCGACCAACGGCGCTGCCGACGAAAGTACCCCACATCTCAGACATCTGCAGcaccgtctctctcttcttctggaagtTGTCCTCGGATTCGGGAATCTTTTCCACCACCTTTTCTTTGAAAAAGTCCAACAGACTTATACTATCATCGATATCTGCAGAAGACTTGTTCGAGTGTATAAAGGCGTCTTGGATGATATCCCACACCAGGGTGGCATATTTTTCTCCTTCCTGCACCGGCAACAAGCTACCCTCCTCGTTAAAGACGTAGGACGTCAGATCCCAAGTTCCAACAGCCGTTCCCGTTTGCTTTGCCAAGTCCAGCATAGGGTTATCGTCAGTGCCGTGTATCCAATTAGGTCCCATATCAACCAAGTGGCCGTTGCCAAGTCTCTCCTGGTAAAGCCTGCCGCCGATGCGATTACGGCCCTCGATGATGGTCACTTGGAATCCATTTTGTAACAGTATATCCGCACACCGAAGGCCAGCCAGTCCTGCGCCAACGATACCCACGTGTGGTTTTGAACCCGGGACGCCATTTCTACGCTGTTGCAAATTGTGTGAGTAGCAGTTTCAGCCTTTAGTCATTTGAAAAGAGTCCAGTGATTCAGTGCATGGTGATGTGTTTTTGGTAATGGCAGTCAGCTGGGTGACACCAAAGGCTGTGTAAATGACTTATATGCGTGCGGCAAAAATAGACCGTGGGCTGTACATGTAAAAGGCATAGGTGGAAAATAGCTTATACCTGCTTGAAATTCTCCATGGCTACGGCTTTCTTCAGCGAATGGTCCGATGCcagctggacaaggctgTGGATTCGTGAAGACCAGAGATCCTGGTATATTCTGGATGAAGCTTGTTTTGAGAGACTAGCTGGGTACATTGCATAAGCGTCCATCTTGAAAAGTACGAAGGTAAGGTCTCCAGGTAGATATCGGCTGATGTATGATGAATACTGTCCAGTCACTTGACTTTGGGGTTCTCAATAGAGTGGATGCCTTGGTGAGATTGAAGTAAAGGACCCAAGTTGGCTAACAGTGACGAATGTATGAGACGATAAGAGACAACCAAAGTGATataagagagaaaatgaacaggggcaaagcagagcaaagcagagcaaagcaagacAAATTCCGACCCCTAACAGTAAGGCCAATCTAATATGCGAGATAATAAGGCCAAGTTGCCGCTTCAGATGCAGATAAGATGAAAAGAGCGCTATTGGTCGATCACGAGGCCGGCCTCGAATCCAGGCCACGAGGCGCCAGCAGGTCCGGTGACTGGAGGTGGCCAAAATGCCGAGCACGGCGCTTGCCATAGCGCATCCTCAATAAAAAGCGACATATTAACGAATCCATGACGAGTATACGTGTAATTGCTGTGTGCAAGTATAAAATAAACATGAAAGACACAAGGCCATCTGGTGATTGCACCATCTCGAACAGTGCAATAGTCACTGGACTATTACAGCTTCATTCATTCCTAGAGACACAAaacacaagaagaaaagactgAGTCaacgtacatgtaccaacACGCAAGCTGCAGGTGCTCAGGATCCGAAACATCAAATGTACCTCTGAAGTACCTCTAATCCTTGATGAGTTGTCGCGTGT contains these protein-coding regions:
- a CDS encoding flavin containing amine oxidoreductase domain-containing protein, which codes for MDAYAMYPASLSKQASSRIYQDLWSSRIHSLVQLASDHSLKKAVAMENFKQRRNGVPGSKPHVGIVGAGLAGLRCADILLQNGFQVTIIEGRNRIGGRLYQERLGNGHLVDMGPNWIHGTDDNPMLDLAKQTGTAVGTWDLTSYVFNEEGSLLPVQEGEKYATLVWDIIQDAFIHSNKSSADIDDSISLLDFFKEKVVEKIPESEDNFQKKRETVLQMSEMWGTFVGSAVGRQSLKFFWLEECIEGENLFCAGTYEKILQEVARPALSHATIQFESIADKISYRTEQDDQVRVQLKGGQTLAFDEVVVTCPLGWLKRNLTAFDPPLPSMLTKAIGSIGYGSLEKVYISFPKAFWLPAEGDGRRVQGFAQWIAPSYHAENPRGWNQEVVELASIAPEAAHPTLLFYIYGEQSDYLTAKVAELDGTDKKDAFLLDFFKPYYSRLPQYSEESPDCQPVCCLSTNWVRDELAGHGSYCNFQVGLANGDEDIKTMRQGLPEQGLWLAGEHTAPFVALGTATGAYWSGESVGKRIAEAYEHEHSVEVAP